A single region of the Alosa alosa isolate M-15738 ecotype Scorff River chromosome 6, AALO_Geno_1.1, whole genome shotgun sequence genome encodes:
- the aaas gene encoding aladin — MCSLALFPPPLADGEVTLYEANNELVSGSSPSSYPKQMWDPPSLNFPRESLKPHSRPESSCKTAFLDHRDTLWMRSAGAWRDAGLAGLLDEITNSAEEVPKWLSMSSGCVLALLRYISSFHGSLFPHLTLSSEDMVAEFSQVLDWSDCTVRAFAWHPHTDKFAVALLDDSIRIHNSKSVTAPTLKHRLQRSVAALQWKPLCASALAVACHTCLLVWHVDPTSLSTRPSSGCAQVLSHPGHSPVTSIAWAPSGSLLVSASPVDTAMLVWDVAAESCVPLQRVGGGGVTFLSWAPDGGRVLAATPSALFRVWETRMWTCERWPCLKGRCQSGCWSPDGSRLLFSVQGEMVIYALTFTDSPGGPKAAAVVADLSETTFNSPDGDIIVGGEVQSLAWDPRGERLAVLLKGHKKTEGRPAVIAVFRTRTSPVFELLPCGFVHGEAGAEPRHMQFHPHFQHGALLTVCWSSGKISHLPFYFVSAGAAQPSPLPHLIGQSADYSSHQLYTEQCS; from the exons ATGTGCTCTCTTGCCTTGTTTCCACCACCTCTTGCTGACGGAGAAGTGACACTGTACGAGGCCAACAATGAGCTGGTGTCTGGGTCCTCTCCAAGCAGTTATCCAAAGCAG ATGTGGGATCCACCGAGCTTGAACTTCCCACGTGAATCTCTAAAGCCCCACAGTCGTCCCGAGAGCAGCTGTAAAACAGCCTTTCTTGACCACCGAGACACACTCTGGATGAGGAGTGCCGGGGCCTG GCGTGATGCTGGGCTGGCAGGACTACTGGATGAAATCACCAATAGTGCAGAGGAGG TCCCCAAGTGGTTGAGTATGAGCTCGGGGTGTGTGCTGGCTCTGCTTCGCTATATATCCTCATTTCATGGCTCACTATTCCCACATCTTACT CTGAGCAGTGAGGACATGGTGGCAGAGTTTTCACAAGTGCTGGACTG GTCAGATTGCACAGTGCGGGCCTTTGCCTGGCACCCTCACACTGACAAGTTTGCTGTGGCCCTGCTTGATGATTCCATCCGGATCCACAACTCCAAAAG tGTGACAGCTCCCACTCTGAAGCACAGGCTGCAGCGGAGTGTGGCCGCCCTCCAGTGGAAGCCTCTCTGCGCTTCGGCATTGGCAGTAGCCTGCCACACCTGTTTGCTGGTCTGGCATGTAGACCCCACCTCCCTTTCCACACG GCCATCGTCAGGGTGTGCACAAGTGTTGTCCCACCCTGGTCACTCTCCAGTCACATCGATTGCCTGGGCTCCCTCTGGCTCTCTCCTTGTGTCTGCCTCCCCAGTGGACACAGCCATGCTG GTGTGGGATGTTGCAGCGGAGAGTTGTGTTCCATTGCAGCGAGTGGGAGGGGGAGGTGTGACTTTCCTGTCCTGGGCACCGGATGGTGGCAGAGTGTTGGCAGCCACTCCCTCTGCCCTCTTCAG GGTTTGGGAGACAAGGATGTGGACTTGTGAGAGATGGCCATGCTTAAAAGGCCGTTGTCAG TCTGGCTGTTGGAGTCCTGATGGCTCTCGTTTGTTGTTCAGCGTTCAGGGCGAGATGGTTATCTATGCACTCACCTTTACTGACTCACCAG GAGGACCTAAAGCTGCAGCGGTTGTAGCTGATCTGTCTGAGACTACCTTTAACAGTCCAGACGGGGATATTAT AGTTGGAGGAGAAGTGCAGTCACTTGCGTGGGATCCAAGAGGAGAGAGGCTCGCTGTACTCCTGAAAG GGCATAAAAAGACAGAGGGGCGTCCAGCTGTGATAGCCGTTTTTAGGACCCGTACTAGCCCAGTGTTCGAGCTTCTGCCATG TGGGTTTGTACATGGAGAAGCAGGGGCTGAACCCAGACATATGCAATTCCACCCTCACTTTCAGCATGGGGCACTGCTGACAGTG TGCTGGTCCAGTGGAAAAATCTCCCATTTGCCCTTCTACTTTGTGAGTGCAGGAGCTGCTCAACCCAGCCCACTGCCTCATCTCATAGGTCAGAGTGCCGACTACAGCTCGCATCAACTCTACACTGAACAGTGctcttaa